The genomic region ggacagtccggaccgcggaccgtccggcctcagggctagACCGTCCGCGTGGCCCTTTTTGGCTTCCAACAGGATGCAAATATCTCATGGCTAGGCACAAAGATCTCTTATTTTAGTGCCAGATCGAGTTTTCTGCATCAGGTTGTTACCAAAAAGCATATACCAACACAGAAGGTGGACAAGCTTATATTGAGGCTAGAGTTTTGCAGCCCTTACATTATCTTGCCCGTTCATTTGCTCTCTCTTTTGGTGTATCAAATTCATCACAAAGTCATCAATGATCTGAATGTTCTTTCTGAGCTTCGCTTCTGATCCAATATTGAAATAACGTTTCAGCTGCCAGAACAGATCGACATAGCGGTGGTAGACAATACAGTTTGCCTCATCAAAGGCGTTGCTGAACTGAACACTGGATTTATCTGATCCAGATAGCGTGTTCAGCTCGAAACCAAATCCCACTTTAAAGATTGAATCCATAGTTGTTTTCATCAAAAGATCCTGAAAAAGGATGCATTAATATGATCCAATTTTTCTATCAAATACAAATATTATGTATTTTCTCGGTTCCAAATCATAAGACGTTTTAGCTTTTTTTAGATACATTGATTTTATTACGTATCTAGACATAGTGTATATCTATGTGCTTAATCTATGTATTTAAAAAAGCCAAAATGTCTTATAATTTAGAACGGAGGGAGTAGCACTTAACTAATATTTACCAATATGACCGTATTTACGAAGTAATGATATATATGCACTTTCATGTTAGTGATGTAGGTACCTGCATGTTTAGAATAGTTCTGTTAGCTGCTGCAGATGATATCTTATCTACCAGTCTTGTAGCATTTGCTCTGAAGACAACGCTGCTGAATTCACGTAGCACTTTGGTTGAGAATTCATGGCTTGCCAGCTTCCTCTGGTGCCTCCAGCTATCCCCATCTATTGCAAAAATTCCATCCCCGAAGAGATCCTTCATTACTCCAATATTGTAGGCTCCCTGTGTATCATTCTCAAATGAGTTCAAAATCATGTCCATAAGCTCATATTGTTGTAGCCTGCCATTTCAGTTGGTTGCATGGTTAAGTACTTAAATGATCTGGCAGAAAAGATGAAAAGGTTGAAGTCACACTTAAAAAAGTAATTTCAAGGGTGATGGTATTCTTGCTGAATCAAGTGTAGTGTTGTTTCAAGTTAATTGCAGATTACTGAAGTTCTGACACCATTTGATGCAGGATTTAGGCATCTGGCACATAATAAATTGAGCTACGTGCTGATATGAGACTGGTGGACATGGAAGGGGGGATAAAAGAGTTTGACGGGTTCGGGAAACCACCTTGCTGTATTTGCTGAAGTTGGTCCTGAGGACATGCTCAACGACAGCGGGGTCGGCTGTGAAGAGCTCGCTGTGTCCAGGGTAGACCAGCCGGCTGGTGCGATGCGCCAGCGCGTACCTGACATGCTCGTCGAACAGCCTGTCGAAGTTCTTGAGCTGCCGGAGCATCGTCCCCGTGAGCGGCGGCCGGCCCGGGTCTCTCCGGGCGAACTCTCCGGCGCAGAAGACAGCGAATGACGCGACGGCGCCCAGGACGTAGAGGGTGAGCACCAGCAGCGCTGCGGCAAGAGCTGACAGCAGGCACAGTCCTGCCGGCGCGGCGAGGGAGGGTAGCTGGGAAGCCATTGGAGAGCTGGAGCTGCTGCGGTGCAGAAGGTTGCCGCGCTGACTCAGAGCAAGATGGCAGCCAGTGAGGCAGTGACGTGTTTTTCTATCGACAGTAATACGTTATGTTTGGGCTCACATGTGCAGTGAGTGACGTTATGACATCCAGTCCACTACGGCACTACCCGCCGGCACAGAGGGCCTCGCACAGTCGCACTCTTTATTATAGCCACGGCCGGCCGGTGGACGACAGCACCACACCACCTCCAACTACCCGAGACCATCGACGAGCATCTTCCTGCATCTGCAATGGCTGCCGCTACCGTGTCCGTCCCCCGCATCAAGCTGGGCTCCCAGGGGCTAGAGGTCTCCGCGCAGGGCCTCGGCTGCATGGGCATGTCCGCCTTCTACGGTCCGCCCAAACCCGAGCCTGACATGATCAAGCTCATCCACCACGCCGTCGCCGCCGGGGTCACCCTCCTTGACACCTCCGACATGTACGGCCCGCACACCAACGAGATCCTGCTAGGCAAGGTCGGTCCGCTCGAATTAGATCTCTGTTTCCTGTGGCCCTTTTCAAGTTTGCACTGAAGATGTTCGATGTAATGCTTCTGAATTCGTGAAGGCGCTTCAAGGCGGTGTAAAGGAGAAGGTCGAGCTGGCCACCAAGTTTGCCGTCTCCTTCGCCGACGGCAAGCGCGAGATCCGCGGTGACCCGGCGTATGTACGGGCAGCCTGCGAGGCCAGCCTCAAGCGGCTCGGCATCGACTGCATCGACCTCTACTACCAGCACCGCATCGACAAGAAGGTGCCCATCGAGGTCACGGTGAGCGCGGTGTACCTTCTCCATTTGATTCCTTTGTTTGGTAGATGTGGCTGTCACCTGCGCGTGGTCGATGTGAACATACAAGTGGAAGCTGGAAATGCCGGCCGGGGTATTCTTGCACGTCAGTGAGTGATGGTGGTTGGTGGAGACAGGTTTGTTGGAGGTTGGTGTCTACAACATACGAGTGGTCTGTGGTTATAATAATAACATACGGGCCCTTGCGTAAATAATTGGCAAAGATGTCATGCTGGCATATAATGCAAGATTTCACTTCTATAATCTCAATCGCCATCCTGAATTTAACCTAGAAACAAAAGAAACCTCCCACCCTGTTTGGCAGAGCTCAAACCCCTAGAACTGGTGGTGATAATAAAACTAATGTGATGCAGACACCCGTCCTTGCAGTAACTTCTTGGACTTTTTTTATGTACCGTTGCATATACCAGCAACTGTATCTAGTGGCAGATCCAGGATTATATCTAAGAAAATGTAGACAAAACTAATAATCTAATTAATGTTTAATACGACACAAGTAACAAGATACAATTCAAATATCTAAGAAATATGTAGATTAAATACTCAATATATATCGCTCATATGAGTTGCGTTAGAAATATCTTTCTTTTGTTTCTTGATAAAAAATCTAACTATCCTATCCCTACAAACATAAAAATAATTTTATCAATTATTCTAGCAAATAATTGACCAAACCAAACTAACTAAAGTCTAAAAATCTAATGTGCTGGTGAACAACAATCTATGTTTAGCAAGTGAACAAATGAAGAATTATATGAGTCACAAAGTAAAGTCTAGACTCTAGACAGCTGACcatgagagaaaaagaaaagggccaGGCGCAGAGCCAATTCCCCTGTCACCTTGCCAGGCTTCAGTAACACGTCTCTTGCAGCATGCCAGCATGCACTGCAGCAACCTGCAGCCTGCACTGCAGGGCAGCGCGCTTGCCTGGCAGCTGGCGCCTAGCGCCCTGCCTGTGCGGGTGAGAACCTGGCTGCTACCTCCTGCCGTGCGTGGTGTTGTGTTTCCGACTACACCGTGACCGGGGCTGCAGCCCAGGCAGCCCCGGGTTCAGATCTGCCCCTGACTCTATCAATCATATCAGATATTGTATCCATCCACGCGTTGACAAATTATCGTTTCTTTTTGGCCTATTTATATTACTGCCAGTTCGCATATGATGTCATGTTTATAATTTCCCTTTCTCTTACAATCCATAATGCACCTTGTAAGCCATGTGTTGAAGTATATAAGTGGATTGCCTATCTTCTCCTTGTAAGTGAAGTAGAATGcaggaattgtgtcttgtattgatataGTAGAGGTGCTGTTACATATATAGGGGAAGGCCAGAGGCAAAAGGAAACCTCCTAAACAAGGAAACAATAGGACCCTAATTGATCCTTACCATCCTGGACTCTTCCCCAAATCTCTCTCTATCCTAACCTGCTATACAAGGCTGACCGGCTGCTTATGGAAGCCAGGCATCACGCCTATATACAAGGCAATGAATATTGCTGTCTAACATCCCCCCGCAGTCGATACGTTTGTTGAGCGAACGTTGAGGCTGGACCGAAAATCAGTGAACACCGAAGACGACAGACCTTTAGTGAAGACGTCAGCAAACTGTGAAGTCGTCGGTACATGTAGGACACAAACATTGCCAAGGGCAACATGTTCCCGAACGAAATGAATGTCGATCTCCACATGTTTGGTGCGCTGGTGCTGAACGGGGTTGGAGGACATGTAGACAAAACTGATGTTGTCACAGTATACCAAGGTCTTCTTCGGCATAGGAGCATGCAATTCAGTCAACAGCTGTCGAAGCCAAGTGGCCTCAGCAACGGCATTAGCAATAGCACGGTATTCGGCTTCAGCACTGAAGCGAGAAACCGTATTCTGGCGCTTGGAAGACCAGTAGATCAGGTtgtcgccgaagaagacaacataGCCAGAGGTGGATCTGCGGGTGTCCGAACAGCCCGCCCAATTGGCATCAGAGTGAACAACCAACTCAGTTTGAGAAGTTGGTCGAAGAAACAGCCCCAGATGCAAAGTGCCTCTGATGTATTGTAGGATGCGCTTGAGGGCAGCCAAGTGTGGTTCTCGTGGATCATGCATGTGGAGACAAACCTGCTGAACAACATAAGCAATGTCTGGACGGGTGAATGTAAGGTACTGAAGAGCTCCTGCAAGACTGCGGTAATTAGTGGGATCTGAAACTGGAGTGCCATTAGAGGGGAGCTTGGGGTTCACCTCGACTGGTGTAGTACATGGCATGCAGTCACTCATATCAGCTCGCTCAAGAATCTCAATCATGTACTGATGCTGGGAAAGATAGATGCCTGAGGTAGAGTGCTGAACATGCATGCCGAGGAAATGGTGAAGTCTGCCAAGATCCTTCGTAGGAAATTATTGCTGGAGGGCACTGATACGTCGTAGTGTTGGCAGGGAGGAGGCAGTGAGCACAATATCATCCACATACAGAAGAAGGTAGGCCATGTCTGCACCCTTGTGATAGACAAACAAGGACGTATTTGTTTTACCTCAATGAAACCGAGCTGCAGAAGGTGAGAAGCGAATCTGTTGTACCATGCACGGGGGGCTTGCTTGAGTCCATAAAGAGAGCGGTTGAGACGGCATACATAATCTAGATGAGTGGAGTCTTCGAAACCAGTGGGCTGAGCACAGATGACAATTTCAGATAATGTGTCATGAAGAAAAGCATTACTGACATCCAACTGATGAATAGGCCATCCTCGTGAAAGAGCCAATGAGAGCACTGTCCGAACTATAGCAGTTTTTGACCACGGGACTAAAAGTCTCAGAGAAGTCGATGCCGGGGCGTTGAGTAAACCCGTGAAGGACCCATCGCGCcttattgtcacacccggctttaaagaacaaagccaggtgcatctcatacatgcgccaagaagacaacatatataataacagagtgtatagagataaatgtcacaaaacatcagagtatttattacatagcggaagacttattacaaaataaaagaataaatataaaacgaactaaggatcgtcggcgctaatgtcaactgagaaactccACCtaaatcagatcatactcctcgccttatggctcctcctgaaccacctgttcttctcctgtgggggggtgtgcgacagcaagggtgagctcacacatgatcatagctcaacaagttgtgggaaaccagtggacataaactcacaaaggtgtgagttcatgtgatgtgtaaggctaatcaatgataggggttaaagctgagcattgcttttaagtagttggtccaaattttattagcaattactaagtgtaagtaaataccaaaccttaagtaaagtaattgaacaaaattaataataaacccatgcaatgcaaatgacaaaattgaatttaagttccataatttaaacatcagagagtcctgagctgctcatgaccgtgagctcggctagtataccagttttacactctgcagaggttgtaccctttacctacaagtcatgttacccatctgccaaggggtcgcgactcccatacacctctacctaggaagcgagacagggcaacactacgaggcctttacaaagttccactagcttccgaaaacccgctacagtttatgggaagagcacttgcaagaatcccccgtctgaccgccatcgcagctaaatcaacccgagaacctccttgcatgcaactcccctactggccttgcccctttcgggtcaggtagtcttccactagctttcctaattagtcagccaagggcgtcccattaaacccttgtggtggcacgtggttctcaagttaagctctatgttccaattaacattaatgaacttgatatgaacataaatagaataacaagaataattggaacatagatataatgaatgattatcccaaaaccatataaagcaatagcaaactacccaagtgattcaggggtaaacaaggtaatgagataaacaatctagggtgacctattgggtcccatcaaaattaacctgtgcatggataaatgatattaaagaacattattgggtaaaaagtggtcaagggcacaacttgccttcaatgagctcctgctcagctacttctatctgctgctcaccaggatcctcagcaacgggctcttctactcgccacaatacaaacaagcacaatatacaggggaaaattaacatcacaccaaacatgtgaacaaaatacacagcaatattctacataataaaataaaatcctaggaacaggaatcataatttttggagttatagattttaagttatgaattttcaaaggttttatgtgcttaaaataggattaagtgagaaataaattttaatattgttttcatgacaaaacagaggctctaagtggtagataataaaattacaaaattttaggaactggaatgggttaatttggagttgatatgaattttctatgaatttagcaagtttctgcaataaatttaatactaaaattcgttttctaattgattttatgAATATTATCCACTGTCTGGACCTCGCATTAATTTCCAGAGAGTCCAGGGATCCCGGAGTAAGTTTGCCTAAGACACAGAAAGCTACTgtcatggacggcgggttgatacgCTAAAAACTGAGgggttcttttgttaaattgactGGCCGAAAGGGTATCCTCGGTCCATAGCCGTCCGATCAAGCGCGAACGGACATGATTAGACCGGTGTTGATCACTACTCCATTCCCACTATCTACCGCAGGATCCAAGATCTGCGCTCGAGATCTGCCCACGCACCACTACGCATTAGAACCGATGGATCGAATCCCAACGGTCCACAACGATTGCGTAAACACACGCCTAACTACCCTCGGATCAGCATCCTACGGCCTAGGTCCAACACATACCAGATCTAATCCCAGGCGTCCTTTTCCCATCCAACGGTTATCGGTCCCTTCTTCCTCTACCGAGCTGAACACGGCGGCGCTCAGCGCACGGCGGAGGCCTCGCCGGAGTAGGCAAATCCATGGCTCTAGTGCGCCAAACCCTAATACGCTAGGCGCGGAATGAAATTGAGATGAAGGCAAACCAGGAGAGCGGGTCCTTACCCAAAGTCCGGCGTCGTTTCGGTCGGTCCACGGCGAAGCGCGAATGCGCGACGGCGGAGACAAATTAGGCGCGCTCCGGTCACCCTCCTGCCCAGTAATCGCCACCAACGCGAACCGGAGACCCGGGCGAAGCCTCCTGGCCTCCCGCAAGGCTCCAATTTAGCGCCGAGCTCTACGGACGACGGTGGCACACGAATTTGGTGCAGCGGCGGGTTACGACTTCCTCGGCTCACGGCGATTGTGCTCAACGAGGTAGGGGAAAGGGCGGAATAGTGGATGGGCGAACGAGACTTCGGCCACATTGGCTTTTTATCTGTAGAAGCAGTCAACCGAGCGGAGAAGAAAACGCAACAATGGCGGGATCACCCCCGTCGAGTTCGGACCGTTCGTTGAGGAAGGATCTGAACACGTGAACCCACGCGTAAGTGACTTGAATGAGCGGGCGCGGCCGACTTACGCGTGGACCTCGCAGGTCGGCGCCTGGCACCTGGACTGGGCTTGCGCGGgagtgggaaggagccgcgcagtGGGAAGCAAAGAGGAGATGGGCCAAAATTGAATGCCGAGGCCCAACTAACTTCCCCCCTCTTctcttttttttgttttctttcattcttaactattttgaatttaaatttgaatttttgAATACGAATTTCTCCATTGAGTCAAGTATACAAATTCAAGCTTCTAGTGGgggaataatatatttttatttacttatttttatccatAAAATTCTtgctttcttctcttttctaaattctaggatttcttttaaattctaaatttccacttgggaatttaatatatttcttgtcacattacTTTTATATTGCCAcataatgcacacaaaataaagaaCCAACATGATGCACATTTTTTTTGTGGTAagtcttttattaattattatttttttgaatatggtgttcacatgtgatgataagtaggttcaacatacacataaaatataggaaaaaaacttttctcctcttttattatCTATTACAAATTAGGTATTACACTTATACCGCTCAAGGGAGCCATCGGCGTTGAACTTATGCTTGAATATCCACTTGCCTGTCACAACATTGGAGTGAGGTGGCCGAGGAACGAGATCCCAAGTGTGGTTTCCAACTAGAGCTGCATACTCCTGTTCCATAGCAGCGCGCCAATGGGGATCTGCCAGGGCAGCGCGATAGCTGCGGG from Zea mays cultivar B73 chromosome 6, Zm-B73-REFERENCE-NAM-5.0, whole genome shotgun sequence harbors:
- the LOC100273436 gene encoding putative cytochrome P450 superfamily protein — translated: MASQLPSLAAPAGLCLLSALAAALLVLTLYVLGAVASFAVFCAGEFARRDPGRPPLTGTMLRQLKNFDRLFDEHVRYALAHRTSRLVYPGHSELFTADPAVVEHVLRTNFSKYSKGAYNIGVMKDLFGDGIFAIDGDSWRHQRKLASHEFSTKVLREFSSVVFRANATRLVDKISSAAANRTILNMQDLLMKTTMDSIFKVGFGFELNTLSGSDKSSVQFSNAFDEANCIVYHRYVDLFWQLKRYFNIGSEAKLRKNIQIIDDFVMNLIHQKREQMNGQDNKAREDILSRFIIASKEDPEMINDCYLRDIVLNFLIAGKDTTGNTLSWFLYMLCKNPIVQDKVALEIKESVEWAEEDNNREDFTARLNDRAIDKMHYLHAAISETLRLYPAVPVDGKMAEDDDVLPNGYKVIKGDGINYMIYAMGRMTYLWGEDAEDFRPERWIANGVFQQESPYKFVSFNAGPRTCLGKDFAYRQMKIMAATLIHFFRFKLTDESKDATYKTMFTLHMDKGLKLYAYPRSI